One genomic segment of Musa acuminata AAA Group cultivar baxijiao chromosome BXJ3-3, Cavendish_Baxijiao_AAA, whole genome shotgun sequence includes these proteins:
- the LOC135581703 gene encoding E3 ubiquitin-protein ligase makorin-like isoform X1, translated as MSKRILCKFFIHGACLKGEYCEFSHDWQDQPNNICTFYQKGVCSYGSRCRYDHVKVSHHQTSGPSPSNSHPHVTSDSHQATRPSVVSLTREYNPKISTSIDVTSMSPLHTFCCTSAWTKKIEADTSLNNESGPCPPDGRPADLPICSFAAGGVCPRGEMCPHIHGNLCSICGKHCLHPFRSNEREDHIKMCHKNNMHLEALKCSQEIECSVCLERVLSKPTAAERKFGVLSECDHPFCISCIRNWRSNSPASGMDVNSALRACPICRQLSYFVIPSVIWYSTKEEKQAIIDSYKTKLKSIDCKYFDFGNGTCPFGTSCFYKHAYRDGRLEEVRLRHLDAEDGNTVIAKDIRLSDFLSGLYL; from the exons AATTCTTTGCAAGTTTTTTATACATGGAGCATGCTTAAAAGGGGAGTACTGTGAATTTTCCCATGATTGGCAAGATCAACCCAACAAT ATATGCACCTTTTACCAGAAAGGAGTGTGCTCTTATGGTAGTCGGTGCAGATATGACCATGTTAAAGTTTCTCATCATCAAACATCTGGCCCATCACCATCAAACTCTCATCCTCATGTTACATCAGATTCTCATCAAGCTACTCGCCCTTCTGTAGTATCTTTGACAAGAGAATATAATCCAAAAATAAGCACATCCATTGATGTAACATCAATGAGTCCACTTCATACGTTTTGCTGTACATCTGCGTGGACAAAAAAAATTGAAGCAGATACTTCATTAAACAATGAGAGTGGCCCCTGTCCTCCAGATGGTAGACCTGCCGATCTGCCTATATGCTCATTTGCTGCTGGTGGTGTATGTCCTCGTGGAGAAATGTGTCCTCATATTCATGGTAATTTGTGTTCCATTTGTGGAAAGCATTGCCTGCACCCATTCCGATCTAATGAAAGAGAGGATCATATAAAAATGTGTcacaaaaataacatgcatcttgaAGCTTTGAAATGCAGCCAGGAGATAGAATGTAGTGTTTGCCTTGAACGTGTACTCTCTAAACCTACAGCAGCTGAACGAAAGTTTGGGGTACTTTCAGAATGTGACCACCCATTCTGTATTTCATGTATTCGGAATTGGCGTAGCAATTCTCCAGCATCTGGCATGGATGTCAACAGTGCCTTAAGGGCCTGCCCTATATGCCGACAGCTATCATACTTCGTCATTCCCAGTGTCATATGGTATTCCACAAAGGAGGAGAAACAAGCGATAATTGATAGCTATAAAACCAAGCTCAA GTCAATAGATTGTAAATATTTTGACTTCGGAAATGGGACTTGCCCCTTTGGGACTAGTTGTTTTTACAAG CATGCTTATAGAGATGGTCGTCTAGAAGAAGTGAGACTGCGCCATCTAGATGCTGAAGATGGAAACACTGTTATTGCTAAAGATATTAG GCTTTCTGACTTCCTTAGTGGATTGTATCTCTAG
- the LOC135581703 gene encoding E3 ubiquitin-protein ligase makorin-like isoform X2 codes for MSKRILCKFFIHGACLKGEYCEFSHDWQDQPNNICTFYQKGVCSYGSRCRYDHVKVSHHQTSGPSPSNSHPHVTSDSHQATRPSVVSLTREYNPKISTSIDVTSMSPLHTFCCTSAWTKKIEADTSLNNESGPCPPDGRPADLPICSFAAGGVCPRGEMCPHIHGNLCSICGKHCLHPFRSNEREDHIKMCHKNNMHLEALKCSQEIECSVCLERVLSKPTAAERKFGVLSECDHPFCISCIRNWRSNSPASGMDVNSALRACPICRQLSYFVIPSVIWYSTKEEKQAIIDSYKTKLKSIDCKYFDFGNGTCPFGTSCFYKAF; via the exons AATTCTTTGCAAGTTTTTTATACATGGAGCATGCTTAAAAGGGGAGTACTGTGAATTTTCCCATGATTGGCAAGATCAACCCAACAAT ATATGCACCTTTTACCAGAAAGGAGTGTGCTCTTATGGTAGTCGGTGCAGATATGACCATGTTAAAGTTTCTCATCATCAAACATCTGGCCCATCACCATCAAACTCTCATCCTCATGTTACATCAGATTCTCATCAAGCTACTCGCCCTTCTGTAGTATCTTTGACAAGAGAATATAATCCAAAAATAAGCACATCCATTGATGTAACATCAATGAGTCCACTTCATACGTTTTGCTGTACATCTGCGTGGACAAAAAAAATTGAAGCAGATACTTCATTAAACAATGAGAGTGGCCCCTGTCCTCCAGATGGTAGACCTGCCGATCTGCCTATATGCTCATTTGCTGCTGGTGGTGTATGTCCTCGTGGAGAAATGTGTCCTCATATTCATGGTAATTTGTGTTCCATTTGTGGAAAGCATTGCCTGCACCCATTCCGATCTAATGAAAGAGAGGATCATATAAAAATGTGTcacaaaaataacatgcatcttgaAGCTTTGAAATGCAGCCAGGAGATAGAATGTAGTGTTTGCCTTGAACGTGTACTCTCTAAACCTACAGCAGCTGAACGAAAGTTTGGGGTACTTTCAGAATGTGACCACCCATTCTGTATTTCATGTATTCGGAATTGGCGTAGCAATTCTCCAGCATCTGGCATGGATGTCAACAGTGCCTTAAGGGCCTGCCCTATATGCCGACAGCTATCATACTTCGTCATTCCCAGTGTCATATGGTATTCCACAAAGGAGGAGAAACAAGCGATAATTGATAGCTATAAAACCAAGCTCAA GTCAATAGATTGTAAATATTTTGACTTCGGAAATGGGACTTGCCCCTTTGGGACTAGTTGTTTTTACAAG GCTTTCTGA
- the LOC135581703 gene encoding E3 ubiquitin-protein ligase makorin-like isoform X3, giving the protein MSKRILCKFFIHGACLKGEYCEFSHDWQDQPNNICTFYQKGVCSYGSRCRYDHVKVSHHQTSGPSPSNSHPHVTSDSHQATRPSVVSLTREYNPKISTSIDVTSMSPLHTFCCTSAWTKKIEADTSLNNESGPCPPDGRPADLPICSFAAGGVCPRGEMCPHIHGNLCSICGKHCLHPFRSNEREDHIKMCHKNNMHLEALKCSQEIECSVCLERVLSKPTAAERKFGVLSECDHPFCISCIRNWRSNSPASGMDVNSALRACPICRQLSYFVIPSVIWYSTKEEKQAIIDSYKTKLKSIDCKYFDFGNGTCPFGTSCFYKS; this is encoded by the exons AATTCTTTGCAAGTTTTTTATACATGGAGCATGCTTAAAAGGGGAGTACTGTGAATTTTCCCATGATTGGCAAGATCAACCCAACAAT ATATGCACCTTTTACCAGAAAGGAGTGTGCTCTTATGGTAGTCGGTGCAGATATGACCATGTTAAAGTTTCTCATCATCAAACATCTGGCCCATCACCATCAAACTCTCATCCTCATGTTACATCAGATTCTCATCAAGCTACTCGCCCTTCTGTAGTATCTTTGACAAGAGAATATAATCCAAAAATAAGCACATCCATTGATGTAACATCAATGAGTCCACTTCATACGTTTTGCTGTACATCTGCGTGGACAAAAAAAATTGAAGCAGATACTTCATTAAACAATGAGAGTGGCCCCTGTCCTCCAGATGGTAGACCTGCCGATCTGCCTATATGCTCATTTGCTGCTGGTGGTGTATGTCCTCGTGGAGAAATGTGTCCTCATATTCATGGTAATTTGTGTTCCATTTGTGGAAAGCATTGCCTGCACCCATTCCGATCTAATGAAAGAGAGGATCATATAAAAATGTGTcacaaaaataacatgcatcttgaAGCTTTGAAATGCAGCCAGGAGATAGAATGTAGTGTTTGCCTTGAACGTGTACTCTCTAAACCTACAGCAGCTGAACGAAAGTTTGGGGTACTTTCAGAATGTGACCACCCATTCTGTATTTCATGTATTCGGAATTGGCGTAGCAATTCTCCAGCATCTGGCATGGATGTCAACAGTGCCTTAAGGGCCTGCCCTATATGCCGACAGCTATCATACTTCGTCATTCCCAGTGTCATATGGTATTCCACAAAGGAGGAGAAACAAGCGATAATTGATAGCTATAAAACCAAGCTCAA GTCAATAGATTGTAAATATTTTGACTTCGGAAATGGGACTTGCCCCTTTGGGACTAGTTGTTTTTACAAG TCCTAG
- the LOC135581703 gene encoding E3 ubiquitin-protein ligase makorin-like isoform X4 — MSKRILCKFFIHGACLKGEYCEFSHDWQDQPNNICTFYQKGVCSYGSRCRYDHVKVSHHQTSGPSPSNSHPHVTSDSHQATRPSVVSLTREYNPKISTSIDVTSMSPLHTFCCTSAWTKKIEADTSLNNESGPCPPDGRPADLPICSFAAGGVCPRGEMCPHIHGNLCSICGKHCLHPFRSNEREDHIKMCHKNNMHLEALKCSQEIECSVCLERVLSKPTAAERKFGVLSECDHPFCISCIRNWRSNSPASGMDVNSALRACPICRQLSYFVIPSVIWYSTKEEKQAIIDSYKTKLKSIDCKYFDFGNGTCPFGTSCFYKD, encoded by the exons AATTCTTTGCAAGTTTTTTATACATGGAGCATGCTTAAAAGGGGAGTACTGTGAATTTTCCCATGATTGGCAAGATCAACCCAACAAT ATATGCACCTTTTACCAGAAAGGAGTGTGCTCTTATGGTAGTCGGTGCAGATATGACCATGTTAAAGTTTCTCATCATCAAACATCTGGCCCATCACCATCAAACTCTCATCCTCATGTTACATCAGATTCTCATCAAGCTACTCGCCCTTCTGTAGTATCTTTGACAAGAGAATATAATCCAAAAATAAGCACATCCATTGATGTAACATCAATGAGTCCACTTCATACGTTTTGCTGTACATCTGCGTGGACAAAAAAAATTGAAGCAGATACTTCATTAAACAATGAGAGTGGCCCCTGTCCTCCAGATGGTAGACCTGCCGATCTGCCTATATGCTCATTTGCTGCTGGTGGTGTATGTCCTCGTGGAGAAATGTGTCCTCATATTCATGGTAATTTGTGTTCCATTTGTGGAAAGCATTGCCTGCACCCATTCCGATCTAATGAAAGAGAGGATCATATAAAAATGTGTcacaaaaataacatgcatcttgaAGCTTTGAAATGCAGCCAGGAGATAGAATGTAGTGTTTGCCTTGAACGTGTACTCTCTAAACCTACAGCAGCTGAACGAAAGTTTGGGGTACTTTCAGAATGTGACCACCCATTCTGTATTTCATGTATTCGGAATTGGCGTAGCAATTCTCCAGCATCTGGCATGGATGTCAACAGTGCCTTAAGGGCCTGCCCTATATGCCGACAGCTATCATACTTCGTCATTCCCAGTGTCATATGGTATTCCACAAAGGAGGAGAAACAAGCGATAATTGATAGCTATAAAACCAAGCTCAA GTCAATAGATTGTAAATATTTTGACTTCGGAAATGGGACTTGCCCCTTTGGGACTAGTTGTTTTTACAAG GACTGA